The Calothrix sp. PCC 7507 DNA segment AACTAGATTTCATGCGATTAAATGCGGCTGCTAAACCCCCAATTTCATCTTGAGAATCTTCATCAAAACTAGCTTCTGTATCACCTGTACTCACTTTTTGGGCTATCTTTTCTATTTTTCTAATCCGCTGAATTACAGTTCGTTTAATTAAAAAGTTAATTAACAGCAAGATGACTGCAAAGACAGCAATCAAAATTCCCATAATTAAAGACCAGGTTTGCTGGGCATTATCAAAAACCTCTTCTGATGGCACAGAAATTATTTGAGCTGCAATAATCTCATTCAGTTTCCATCCAAAACCGTTTTCTGAGCCATAAGTTGCTAACTGACTTTTAGGAGCTGCTTCTGGTGTAGAATGACATCGCAGACATTTCTGGTCTGTAATTGCCAGTGGTCGTGCAATGTAAAATACTTTGTCACCAGGAAGAGTTAGATAGCCAGAAAGTTCTTTAAGCTTGGAGTCACGACGAAATTGCTGGACAATTTGAGTTTCAAAATTATCAGCTTTATCGCGTAAATTAGTAGGATTAAGGGTTGCTTCTTTATAAATGAAATTTTTATACTCTTCATTTTTCCGAAAATTTTCAAACACTTCTGTGGCCGAAAAAGCTGGTACTGTTTCGGCGATGAAAGCTGGTTCGGTTTCCAGTCTATCAGCCAGCAAGGGATTTACATGATTTTGTGTATAGCTTCTGACTGAATTCATCGTTTTGATGAGAATCAGTGCTTTATTAGTTACTTCAAGTTGTGCCCTCTGTTGCAGTACACTTGATAGGGCCGCACCACTGATAAAAATGCTAATGATAAAAACTAGCATCAGAAGTAAGTTGATCTTAGTCCCTATTTTTAAGTTTTTTAACATATTCTTGTGATAGTCAATGACTACAAATTAGTCTGATATTATACTCGAATTCAGCCATCATTTATGGATGTTAAAGAGTAAATAAATATTAATTTTCACCCTTGTATAGCTAGATTTTGCATCAACTAAGTGTAACTATACTAGCACTCAAAGCTTATTTCCTTAACCATAATTTAGTGATGCATTGGCGATTTTCACGTCGTTTTTTCCTCTTCCAGCTACTATCCTGGCTAATTGCTGGATGTAAACCAACACCAAAATCTACCGGTATATTAACTATTGGCGTCATCAACTATGGTGGAGGAGAGGAAATCATTAAGCAATATACTCAGTTTAATCAGTTACTAAGTGAAAAAACCAAGGCCCGCATTCGACTAGAGCCTGTTTTTAATGAAAATAAAGCGATTGAACGCCTTGAGGCTGGTGCTTGGTCATTAATATTTGCACCACCGGGAATAGCAGCGATCGCGATCTCTCGTCATCAATACACAAGTATTTTTCCCTTAGTCGGTGTCAGTAATTTACGCTCAATCTTTGTGGTTCGCAAAGACAGCCCCATCCAAGACTTAAAACAACTACAAGGACAAACAGTCGCTTTAGGTCAACTAGGTTCAGCAACAGGATATTATTTTCCCCTTTATAATCTTTTTGGACTGACACTAGCAGAAATATTGTTTGCACCAACACCGAAAACAGTTTTAGAATTAATAGCCGAAGGAAAAGCTGCGGCTGGTGCTATTTCCTTAGCAGAATTCAATCTCTACAGTTCACAGTTACAACCAACTGAGTTTCGCATCCTCTACACAGATCCACATCGTGTTCCACCAGGCGGAGTTTTGATAGGGCCGACTCTAGAACGTAATCGTCAAGAGTATATCCGCAAAATCATGAGCGAGTTTCCTTCAGCTTTGACGCAAGAAGTGGGGTATGTACCCAACGGGAAAGTACCAGATTATCAATATATGATTTCCATAGTTGAGCGGGTGAGATTAATTGCTCCTAATCTTTACAACAAGCCTGTGCGGTTAATTTTGGGTTGATAAAGCTGTTACGCACTTAAGTTGTATGTTTCGCGCTGAGTTTGTCAAAGGTCAAGGGTCAGGAGTTAAAGGCTAGCTTGGACTCCTGACCCTTGACAAACCTTCTTCATAAGGATACTTGTACCGTTTATTTGTGAAGCTGCAATATATTTTACTCCCCACCACCCCCCTACGGTGTACACACAAGTTCTATCTGCAAGGGTTTCAAGCTTTCTAGACCCAATAAAATTGTCATTACGAGCGGAGCGTTCGCATTCGCATCTCGTAGAGAAGTAATCGCATAATCCTGTAGTTTTTGCGATTGCTTGTCTGCGACACGCTCTTGCGTTCGTCGTTCCTCCTCTGGTGCGAGATGCTGTTCGCGTAGCTTGCAACTCCTGCGGAGTAAGCAATGACGGGCTTCCCGGAACAATCCAACAACCCAGAGCTAGAGGACGAAACCAAGCAACAGGATGCATATTGTTGCCTATTTTGTCAATAGTTAATATCTAGAAGATTTTGTAAATAAATTAATTAGTTTAGATAAACTAATGCAAAAAATCTTAAAATAAGGTGTATGCTCATAATTAGTAAAAAAAAGTACGTATCTACCTAAGCA contains these protein-coding regions:
- a CDS encoding DUF3365 domain-containing protein, giving the protein MLKNLKIGTKINLLLMLVFIISIFISGAALSSVLQQRAQLEVTNKALILIKTMNSVRSYTQNHVNPLLADRLETEPAFIAETVPAFSATEVFENFRKNEEYKNFIYKEATLNPTNLRDKADNFETQIVQQFRRDSKLKELSGYLTLPGDKVFYIARPLAITDQKCLRCHSTPEAAPKSQLATYGSENGFGWKLNEIIAAQIISVPSEEVFDNAQQTWSLIMGILIAVFAVILLLINFLIKRTVIQRIRKIEKIAQKVSTGDTEASFDEDSQDEIGGLAAAFNRMKSSLEIAMKLLNQQNQ
- a CDS encoding phosphate/phosphite/phosphonate ABC transporter substrate-binding protein; the encoded protein is MHWRFSRRFFLFQLLSWLIAGCKPTPKSTGILTIGVINYGGGEEIIKQYTQFNQLLSEKTKARIRLEPVFNENKAIERLEAGAWSLIFAPPGIAAIAISRHQYTSIFPLVGVSNLRSIFVVRKDSPIQDLKQLQGQTVALGQLGSATGYYFPLYNLFGLTLAEILFAPTPKTVLELIAEGKAAAGAISLAEFNLYSSQLQPTEFRILYTDPHRVPPGGVLIGPTLERNRQEYIRKIMSEFPSALTQEVGYVPNGKVPDYQYMISIVERVRLIAPNLYNKPVRLILG